The Lutibacter profundi genome includes a region encoding these proteins:
- a CDS encoding SPOR domain-containing protein produces the protein MNDFIKKLMLLGFMTFFLNITNSYAQGESQNINNLIKQKKEFNKKNKNSIVYKIQLYNGNETQAYKIKRNFSNSFPEYKVKIIYKSPEWKTQVGNFTTRLEADRVLLVIKENYSGAIVLEDKI, from the coding sequence ATGAATGATTTCATTAAAAAATTGATGCTTTTAGGTTTTATGACCTTTTTTTTAAACATAACTAATTCTTACGCGCAAGGCGAAAGTCAGAATATTAATAATTTAATAAAGCAAAAAAAGGAATTTAATAAAAAGAATAAAAATTCAATAGTATATAAAATACAACTTTACAATGGTAATGAGACTCAAGCTTATAAAATAAAACGTAATTTTAGTAATTCGTTTCCTGAATATAAGGTGAAAATTATTTATAAGTCTCCTGAATGGAAAACGCAAGTTGGTAATTTTACTACACGTTTAGAAGCTGATAGAGTTTTACTTGTTATTAAAGAAAACTATTCTGGAGCAATTGTTTTGGAAGATAAAATTTAA
- a CDS encoding c-type cytochrome, giving the protein MKSVKLHRQLSRLVINSLVFLLLFSLNLSAQEGDVANGEKLFKSTCAACHRLDKKLVGPALKGITDKREQDWLISWIKDSPGMIKSGDKLAIQVFEENNKLPMTPNPQLSDQDIIDILAYTKGEPAAPKAELVSQEIDPAVERGKKVFKTNCVACHKLDKKLIGPALFKIGEKREAEWLKLWIKDNAALVASGDKLAKEVANSTPIAMTAFPQLSDQDIEDLLKYFEVGDVKKVTANATSTSVDNQEIFNNPRTGVWTSLGLTILAFILLSLIVAATTNKKVIEGEEKEDSMLKSMFLSPFLRFLALVFFLLGGAYLTFGYFMQVGVDTGYQPIQPIAFSHAVHAGDNKIDCQYCHSSAKNSKTSGIPSVNVCMNCHKSISEYNGELFGEYSKADLDGEIQKIYDAVGWDKENLQYIEDYEQKPIEWVRIHNLADFAYYNHSQHVNVAGLKCQKCHGPVEEMHEVKQFSKLTMGWCINCHKTTEVDMKNNDYYKNIHEQLSKKYGIEKVTVAQMGGQECGKCHY; this is encoded by the coding sequence ATGAAAAGTGTTAAATTACACAGACAATTATCAAGATTAGTAATCAATAGTCTTGTTTTCCTTTTATTATTTTCACTTAATTTATCGGCTCAAGAAGGCGATGTAGCAAATGGGGAAAAACTCTTCAAGTCTACATGTGCAGCTTGCCATAGGTTAGATAAAAAATTAGTTGGCCCTGCTTTAAAGGGAATTACTGATAAAAGAGAGCAAGATTGGTTAATTTCTTGGATTAAAGATAGTCCAGGAATGATTAAATCAGGAGATAAATTAGCAATTCAGGTTTTTGAAGAAAACAATAAATTGCCAATGACGCCAAACCCTCAATTATCTGACCAAGATATTATTGATATTTTAGCGTATACAAAAGGTGAGCCTGCAGCTCCTAAAGCGGAATTAGTATCTCAAGAAATTGATCCTGCTGTTGAAAGAGGGAAAAAAGTTTTTAAAACCAACTGTGTAGCATGCCATAAGTTAGATAAAAAACTAATTGGTCCAGCTCTTTTCAAAATTGGAGAAAAGCGTGAGGCAGAATGGTTAAAGTTGTGGATTAAAGATAACGCAGCTCTAGTTGCATCTGGAGATAAGCTAGCAAAAGAAGTAGCTAACAGTACCCCAATTGCAATGACTGCTTTTCCTCAGTTATCTGATCAAGACATTGAAGATTTATTAAAATACTTTGAAGTTGGTGATGTTAAAAAAGTAACAGCTAATGCTACTTCAACTTCAGTAGATAATCAAGAAATATTTAACAATCCAAGAACAGGCGTTTGGACCTCATTAGGTTTAACAATTTTAGCGTTTATATTGCTTTCATTAATTGTAGCTGCTACAACAAATAAAAAGGTTATAGAAGGTGAAGAGAAGGAAGATAGTATGCTAAAAAGCATGTTTTTGAGTCCTTTCTTACGTTTTCTAGCATTGGTATTCTTTTTATTAGGTGGGGCATACTTAACTTTTGGTTATTTTATGCAGGTAGGTGTAGATACGGGTTATCAGCCAATTCAACCTATAGCATTTTCACATGCTGTACACGCTGGAGATAATAAAATAGATTGTCAATATTGTCACTCTTCAGCAAAAAACAGTAAAACTTCAGGTATTCCATCTGTAAATGTGTGTATGAATTGTCATAAATCTATATCAGAATATAATGGTGAATTATTTGGAGAATATTCCAAAGCAGATTTGGATGGTGAAATTCAAAAAATATATGATGCAGTTGGTTGGGATAAAGAAAACCTCCAATACATTGAAGATTATGAACAAAAACCTATTGAATGGGTTCGTATTCATAATTTAGCAGATTTCGCATATTATAACCATTCTCAGCATGTAAATGTAGCAGGACTTAAGTGCCAAAAATGTCATGGGCCTGTGGAAGAAATGCACGAGGTAAAACAATTCTCAAAATTAACAATGGGATGGTGTATTAATTGTCACAAAACAACTGAAGTTGATATGAAGAATAATGATTATTATAAAAATATTCATGAACAATTATCAAAAAAATACGGTATAGAAAAAGTGACAGTAGCTCAAATGGGTGGACAAGAATGTGGAAAATGTCACTATTAA
- a CDS encoding TAT-variant-translocated molybdopterin oxidoreductase, which translates to MASNKKYWRSVEELKSDRPIVESLMQKEFVEELPTDAFLGDKENLSQSSTTRRDFLKYVGFSTAAVSLAACEGPVIKSIPYIVKPDNIVPGVANYYASTMAEGGDFANILVKVREGRPIKIEPNKMAGNWGVTSARVQASVLSLYDNNRLRGPLDKGEPTNWDSLDKKVIETLNTLKSNNEKIVILTGTTASPSSNKVIEDFTKFYSNVSHVVYDALSESAALDAFESMYGVRALPNYKFEKADVIVSVGADFLGDWQGGQYSAAYAKGRVPSKGKMSKLIQFESNLSLTGANADVRVPVKPSEQVYALVNLYNYVTGNNFYSKETPVDEAIKKAADQLKKSGNKAVVVTGIQDKNAQLIVNALNEYLQSEAFDITTPRYVKGGNDADVNNLISEMQAGKVGALLVYNTNPSYSLPNATKFNEALKKVKLSVSFGMSADETANKTQFVATTPHYLESWGDAHFQVGNYSLMQPTIQHLFDTRQFEDSLLTWMQENKNYYQFIKENWAATILDGESWNKVLHDGIYSKEEEISVAKSEVDMASSVATLLSNTKPADFELNLYAKIGLGDGKQANNPWLQELPDPITRTSWDNYMTISAADAEKLELENWTVSDGALNGSLVNLKVGDSTIQNVPVLIQPGQAKGSIGLAVGYGREAGMQLEMMTGVNAYSLMQGFNTFQPVTIEKVDGEHEFACVQLQHTIMGRDEIIRETTLEDYINKPKDDWNKTPEFSLNHVEVPAERVDLWEKFDDTIGHHFNLSIDLATCTGCAACIVACHAENNVPVVGKHEIRVSRDMHWLRIDRYYTSDMTNEKAKEEGIFGTGKMFNTMTIPQENPQVAFQPVMCQHCNHAPCETVCPVAATSHGRQGQNHMAYNRCIGTRYCANNCPYKVRRFNWFKYPDNNEFDFNMNNDLGKMVLNPDVVVRSRGVMEKCSMCLQKTQLTILNAKKEGRPIVDGEFQTACSSSCPTGSMVFGDVNDKESEVAQLAKDDRTFHLLGEIGTKPNVMYHLKVRNIEES; encoded by the coding sequence ATGGCATCAAATAAGAAATATTGGAGAAGCGTTGAAGAACTTAAATCAGATAGACCTATTGTTGAAAGTTTAATGCAAAAAGAATTTGTGGAAGAATTACCTACAGATGCATTTTTGGGTGATAAAGAAAATTTATCTCAATCTTCAACAACTCGACGCGATTTTCTAAAATATGTTGGTTTCTCAACTGCAGCTGTTTCACTAGCAGCCTGTGAAGGGCCAGTAATAAAATCGATTCCTTATATTGTTAAACCAGATAATATAGTTCCTGGAGTAGCTAATTATTATGCTTCAACAATGGCTGAAGGAGGAGATTTTGCGAATATTTTAGTAAAAGTTAGAGAAGGAAGGCCAATTAAAATAGAGCCAAATAAAATGGCTGGAAACTGGGGGGTAACTTCAGCAAGAGTTCAGGCATCAGTTTTATCTTTATATGATAATAATAGATTAAGAGGTCCTTTAGATAAAGGAGAACCAACAAATTGGGATTCTCTAGATAAAAAAGTTATTGAAACTTTAAACACGCTGAAAAGTAACAATGAAAAAATTGTTATTTTAACAGGAACTACAGCAAGCCCTTCATCAAATAAAGTAATTGAAGATTTTACAAAATTTTATAGTAATGTTTCACATGTTGTATATGACGCATTATCTGAAAGTGCAGCATTAGACGCCTTTGAAAGTATGTACGGTGTTAGAGCTTTGCCAAATTATAAATTTGAAAAGGCTGATGTAATTGTTTCTGTTGGAGCTGATTTCTTAGGAGATTGGCAGGGAGGCCAATATAGTGCCGCATATGCTAAGGGTAGAGTTCCTTCAAAAGGAAAAATGTCAAAGCTTATACAGTTTGAATCTAATTTATCACTTACAGGAGCAAATGCAGATGTTCGTGTACCGGTAAAACCTTCAGAACAAGTTTACGCATTAGTTAATTTGTACAATTATGTAACAGGAAATAATTTTTATTCAAAAGAAACTCCTGTAGATGAAGCTATAAAAAAAGCGGCAGACCAACTTAAAAAATCTGGAAATAAAGCTGTTGTAGTTACAGGAATTCAAGATAAAAATGCACAGCTAATCGTAAATGCATTGAATGAGTATTTACAATCTGAAGCATTTGATATTACTACTCCTCGTTATGTAAAAGGAGGAAACGATGCAGATGTTAATAACTTGATTTCTGAAATGCAAGCTGGAAAAGTAGGAGCTTTGTTGGTTTATAACACAAACCCTTCTTATTCTCTGCCAAATGCAACAAAATTTAACGAAGCATTAAAAAAAGTTAAACTATCAGTTAGCTTTGGTATGTCAGCTGATGAAACAGCTAATAAAACTCAGTTTGTTGCTACAACACCACATTATTTAGAATCTTGGGGCGATGCGCATTTTCAAGTAGGAAACTACAGTTTAATGCAACCAACAATACAGCATTTGTTTGATACGCGTCAGTTTGAAGATAGTCTATTAACTTGGATGCAAGAAAATAAAAACTACTATCAATTCATAAAAGAAAATTGGGCCGCAACTATTTTAGATGGCGAATCGTGGAATAAAGTATTGCATGATGGTATTTATTCAAAAGAAGAAGAAATTTCGGTTGCTAAAAGTGAGGTAGATATGGCAAGTTCAGTAGCTACTTTACTAAGTAATACGAAACCTGCTGATTTTGAATTAAATTTATATGCTAAAATTGGTTTAGGAGATGGAAAACAAGCTAATAACCCTTGGTTACAAGAATTACCAGACCCAATAACAAGAACAAGTTGGGATAATTATATGACGATTTCTGCTGCTGATGCTGAAAAATTAGAGTTAGAAAATTGGACGGTTAGCGATGGAGCATTAAACGGAAGTTTGGTAAACCTTAAAGTTGGTGATTCAACCATACAAAATGTACCGGTATTAATTCAACCAGGACAAGCAAAAGGAAGTATAGGCTTGGCAGTTGGTTATGGTAGAGAAGCAGGAATGCAACTAGAAATGATGACTGGTGTAAATGCATATTCATTGATGCAAGGTTTCAATACATTCCAACCAGTTACAATTGAAAAAGTTGATGGTGAACATGAATTTGCCTGTGTGCAATTGCAACACACCATTATGGGGCGTGATGAAATTATTAGAGAAACAACTTTAGAGGATTATATTAATAAACCAAAAGATGATTGGAATAAAACACCTGAATTTTCATTAAACCATGTAGAGGTACCAGCTGAACGTGTAGATTTATGGGAAAAATTTGATGATACAATTGGTCATCACTTTAATTTATCCATAGATTTAGCCACTTGTACTGGTTGTGCAGCTTGTATAGTTGCTTGTCATGCAGAAAATAATGTGCCAGTTGTTGGGAAACACGAAATAAGAGTAAGTAGAGACATGCATTGGTTACGTATTGACAGGTATTACACCTCAGATATGACTAATGAAAAAGCAAAAGAAGAAGGAATTTTTGGTACAGGAAAAATGTTTAATACAATGACAATTCCTCAAGAAAATCCTCAAGTAGCTTTTCAGCCTGTGATGTGTCAACATTGTAATCATGCACCTTGTGAAACTGTTTGCCCTGTGGCAGCAACTTCACATGGCCGACAAGGTCAAAATCACATGGCATATAACCGTTGTATAGGTACCAGATATTGTGCAAATAACTGCCCTTACAAAGTTAGACGCTTTAACTGGTTTAAGTACCCAGACAATAATGAGTTTGATTTCAACATGAACAACGATTTAGGAAAAATGGTATTAAACCCAGATGTTGTAGTACGTTCAAGAGGAGTAATGGAAAAATGTTCAATGTGTTTACAAAAAACACAATTAACTATTTTGAATGCAAAGAAAGAAGGGCGTCCTATTGTTGATGGTGAATTCCAAACTGCTTGTTCAAGTTCTTGTCCAACAGGCTCCATGGTTTTTGGAGATGTTAATGATAAGGAAAGTGAAGTTGCTCAATTAGCAAAAGATGATAGAACTTTCCATTTACTTGGAGAAATAGGTACAAAACCAAATGTTATGTACCATTTAAAAGTTAGAAATATAGAAGAATCATAA
- the nrfD gene encoding NrfD/PsrC family molybdoenzyme membrane anchor subunit, producing MSHYEAPIREPLIIGNKSYHDITVDVAAPVEGKANKKWWIAFTIALVAFLYGIGAILYTIGTGIGVWGLNNRINWAWDITNFVWWVGIGHAGTLISAVLLLFRQKWRMGINRSAEAMTIFAVFQAGLFPIIHMGRVWNAFYVLPIPNALGSLWVNFNSPLLWDVFAISTYLSVSLVFWYTGLLPDFAMLRDRAVRPFQKKIYSLLSFGWSGRLKDWQRFEEVSLVLAGLATPLVLSVHTIVSMDFATSVIPGWHSTIFPPYFVAGAIFSGFAMVQTLLLIMRKVSNLEAYITKVHIENMNKVILLTGGIVSVAYITEFFIGWYSGSSYEDYTYLSVGAATGPYWWAFWALITCNFIFPQTLWFKKLRTNFVWSFFISIVINIGMWFERFDIIVIDLSRGHLPSSWTMFSPTFVDVAIFIGTIGFFFVLFLLYARTFPVIAQAELKSILKSSGENYKKLRGDNHE from the coding sequence ATGTCTCATTACGAAGCACCTATAAGAGAACCATTAATAATTGGTAATAAAAGTTACCACGACATTACCGTTGATGTTGCAGCGCCAGTTGAAGGTAAAGCCAATAAAAAATGGTGGATTGCATTTACAATAGCATTAGTTGCATTTTTATATGGAATTGGAGCAATTCTTTACACTATTGGAACAGGAATTGGAGTTTGGGGATTAAATAATAGAATTAACTGGGCTTGGGATATTACCAATTTTGTTTGGTGGGTAGGTATCGGTCATGCCGGAACACTAATCTCTGCAGTATTGTTGTTATTTCGTCAAAAATGGAGAATGGGTATTAACCGTTCTGCTGAAGCTATGACAATTTTTGCTGTTTTTCAAGCAGGTTTATTTCCAATAATTCATATGGGTAGAGTATGGAATGCATTTTATGTATTACCAATACCAAATGCACTTGGCTCACTATGGGTTAACTTTAACTCGCCTTTATTGTGGGATGTTTTTGCAATTTCAACATATTTATCTGTATCACTAGTATTTTGGTATACAGGACTGTTACCAGATTTTGCAATGTTAAGAGATAGAGCTGTTAGACCTTTTCAAAAGAAAATTTACAGTTTGTTAAGTTTTGGATGGTCAGGAAGATTAAAAGATTGGCAACGTTTTGAAGAAGTGTCATTGGTTTTGGCAGGTTTAGCAACGCCATTAGTACTATCTGTGCATACAATTGTATCTATGGATTTTGCAACTTCAGTAATACCAGGATGGCATAGTACAATTTTTCCACCTTATTTTGTAGCTGGAGCAATTTTTTCAGGATTTGCAATGGTGCAAACACTTCTGTTAATTATGCGTAAGGTTTCAAATTTAGAAGCTTATATTACAAAAGTTCATATCGAAAATATGAATAAGGTAATTTTGCTAACAGGTGGTATTGTATCTGTAGCTTATATCACAGAGTTTTTTATTGGGTGGTACTCAGGAAGTAGTTATGAAGATTATACATATTTATCAGTTGGTGCTGCTACAGGACCTTATTGGTGGGCTTTTTGGGCATTAATTACTTGTAACTTTATATTTCCACAAACATTGTGGTTTAAAAAGTTAAGAACAAATTTTGTTTGGTCATTCTTTATTTCAATTGTTATTAATATTGGTATGTGGTTTGAGCGTTTTGATATTATTGTAATTGATTTAAGTAGAGGACATTTACCATCATCTTGGACAATGTTTTCACCAACGTTTGTTGATGTAGCTATTTTTATAGGAACCATAGGCTTTTTCTTTGTATTGTTTTTACTATATGCTAGAACTTTTCCAGTAATAGCACAAGCAGAGTTAAAGAGTATTTTAAAATCATCAGGAGAAAATTATAAAAAATTAAGAGGAGATAATCATGAGTAG
- a CDS encoding DUF3341 domain-containing protein — translation MSSTTIQAIFDDDDVLLSAVKDLKAADYHIEEIFTPFPVHGLDKAAGLKNTRIAITSFIYGLIGLAFATWMMNFMMVADWPQNIGGKPSFSFAENMPAFVPIMFELTVFFAAHLMVITFYMRSKLWPFKKAENPDVRTTDDHFLLEVSTINDVKTLENLLKDMGAKEIKTKA, via the coding sequence ATGAGTAGTACAACTATACAAGCTATTTTCGACGATGATGATGTACTTTTAAGTGCTGTTAAAGACTTAAAAGCTGCAGACTATCATATTGAAGAAATATTTACGCCTTTTCCAGTTCATGGATTGGACAAAGCAGCAGGGCTTAAAAATACAAGAATTGCAATAACATCATTTATTTATGGATTAATAGGGTTGGCATTTGCAACTTGGATGATGAACTTTATGATGGTTGCTGATTGGCCTCAAAACATAGGAGGTAAACCAAGCTTCAGTTTTGCTGAAAACATGCCAGCTTTTGTGCCAATTATGTTTGAATTAACGGTATTTTTTGCTGCACATTTAATGGTAATTACTTTTTATATGCGTAGTAAATTATGGCCTTTTAAAAAAGCTGAAAATCCTGATGTTAGAACAACAGATGATCACTTTTTATTAGAAGTATCAACAATAAATGATGTAAAAACATTGGAAAATTTATTGAAAGATATGGGAGCTAAGGAAATTAAAACAAAAGCATAA
- a CDS encoding c-type cytochrome, producing MKQTLNIITIVVLVISLSSCYGDKRKPNARYMASTDMYAPVGYETYAKNPNFKNGLEAQAPVEGTIFRGEVPYEIPNTEDGYVLAKETLKSPLEINEKNLSKGKELYTIYCAVCHGNKGDGQGILVKREKFLGIPNYKDREITEGSIYHVIMYGRNMMGSHASQLKNNERWQIVQYVEELRANLLQ from the coding sequence ATGAAACAAACACTTAACATAATAACAATAGTTGTATTGGTGATAAGTTTGAGTTCTTGTTATGGAGACAAGAGAAAGCCAAATGCACGTTATATGGCTAGTACAGACATGTATGCACCAGTTGGTTACGAAACCTATGCTAAAAATCCAAATTTTAAGAATGGATTAGAAGCTCAAGCTCCTGTAGAAGGCACAATTTTTAGAGGAGAAGTACCTTATGAAATTCCAAATACTGAAGATGGTTATGTTTTAGCAAAAGAAACATTAAAATCTCCTTTAGAAATTAACGAAAAAAACTTGTCAAAAGGGAAAGAATTGTACACAATTTATTGTGCTGTTTGCCATGGAAATAAAGGTGATGGACAAGGAATTCTTGTTAAACGTGAGAAGTTTTTAGGAATTCCTAATTATAAAGATAGAGAGATTACAGAAGGTAGTATTTACCACGTTATTATGTATGGAAGAAATATGATGGGATCACATGCATCACAATTAAAAAACAATGAACGTTGGCAAATTGTTCAATATGTTGAAGAATTAAGAGCCAATTTGTTACAGTAA
- a CDS encoding quinol:cytochrome C oxidoreductase has translation MYSFSKKLKLSAIIFMITGVLGIAYGFYSAPSTIADVQEIMMHQENGHSEAQVSNTNEHIEKGEEANNEHNNENEHLTHALHALQNRPYSAVFIAMFFFFMIALGTLVFYAIQYASQAGWSIVLFRVMEGITAYLLPGSLFILAFLIISAANGHHYYVWMTPDFYNPQSEHYDEILVGKSWWLNTPFWMIRSFIYLLGWNFYRYYAVKKSLAQDASKDLTYYKKSMKASIYFLIFFFVTESMMSWDWIMSLTPHWQSTLFGWYVFSSMFVSAITVIAMVTIYLRSRGFLPKVNDSHLHDLAKFMFGFSIFWTYLWFSQFMLIWYANMPEETAYFIPRLLGNYQLLFIGMLLPNFVFPILVLMNSDYKRIPWFIISTGIIILIGHYVDIFVMITPATVGDHWNIGIPEIGSILFFLGLFIYVVFTALTKSPLLVKGNPFLKESEHFHY, from the coding sequence ATGTATAGTTTTTCAAAAAAATTAAAATTAAGTGCAATCATTTTTATGATTACAGGAGTGTTAGGTATTGCTTATGGTTTTTATTCGGCTCCAAGTACTATTGCTGATGTTCAGGAGATAATGATGCATCAAGAAAATGGGCATAGTGAAGCACAAGTTTCAAACACAAATGAGCATATTGAAAAAGGAGAAGAGGCTAATAATGAGCATAATAATGAGAATGAACACCTAACTCATGCGCTTCATGCTTTACAAAACAGGCCATATTCTGCTGTGTTTATTGCTATGTTTTTCTTTTTTATGATAGCACTTGGAACACTTGTTTTTTATGCTATTCAATATGCCTCTCAAGCAGGATGGTCCATAGTATTGTTTCGAGTAATGGAAGGAATTACAGCATATTTATTACCGGGTTCATTATTTATTCTTGCTTTTTTAATTATCTCAGCTGCAAATGGTCACCATTATTATGTATGGATGACTCCAGATTTTTACAATCCACAAAGTGAACACTATGATGAAATTTTAGTTGGTAAAAGTTGGTGGTTAAACACTCCATTTTGGATGATTAGATCATTTATATATTTGTTAGGATGGAATTTTTACCGCTATTATGCTGTGAAAAAATCGTTAGCACAAGATGCATCAAAAGACTTAACATATTATAAAAAGAGTATGAAAGCATCTATATATTTTCTAATCTTCTTTTTTGTTACAGAATCTATGATGTCTTGGGATTGGATTATGTCTCTAACTCCACACTGGCAAAGTACTTTGTTTGGTTGGTATGTGTTTTCTTCAATGTTTGTATCTGCAATTACAGTAATTGCAATGGTTACAATTTACTTGAGATCTAGAGGTTTTTTGCCAAAAGTTAATGATAGCCATTTGCATGATTTAGCAAAATTTATGTTTGGTTTTAGTATTTTTTGGACTTACTTATGGTTTTCTCAATTTATGTTAATTTGGTACGCAAATATGCCTGAAGAAACGGCTTATTTTATACCTAGATTATTAGGTAATTATCAACTGTTATTTATTGGAATGCTATTGCCTAATTTTGTTTTCCCAATTTTAGTATTAATGAATAGTGATTACAAAAGAATTCCTTGGTTTATTATATCAACGGGTATCATAATATTAATTGGTCATTATGTAGATATTTTTGTGATGATTACTCCGGCAACCGTTGGAGATCATTGGAATATTGGAATACCAGAAATTGGTTCAATTTTATTCTTTTTAGGATTGTTTATTTATGTTGTATTTACAGCATTAACAAAATCGCCTTTATTGGTAAAAGGGAATCCATTTTTAAAAGAAAGTGAACATTTTCACTATTAA
- a CDS encoding cytochrome c oxidase subunit II, protein MTALLYILLAIVIAVALWQITSIFNLKSTIATEKDNNIQGILFVLFGVFFYGLMIFSFWKYTVVLLPEAASIEGERIENLYIVTMLLILFVQAITQFILFFFAFKYRGIKGRKALFYADSSKLEAIWTIVPAITLSGLVLYGLFVWTDVMDASNAEDPLIVEIYAKQFQWEARYAGEDNELGRANVRNIKGINTMGVDMTDRNANDDIPVRELHLPKGRKVIFKFRSQDVLHSAYMPHFRAQMNCVPGMVTQFAFTPSLTTEEMRENKKTVAKVAGINKIRAAKGEDPYEFDYLLLCNKICGASHYNMQMKIVVEEEGAFNSWLKNQKTLAEIIK, encoded by the coding sequence ATGACAGCATTACTTTATATTTTACTGGCAATTGTTATTGCAGTTGCCCTATGGCAGATAACAAGTATTTTCAATTTAAAGAGTACAATAGCTACTGAAAAAGATAATAATATTCAAGGAATTCTATTTGTACTCTTTGGGGTTTTCTTTTATGGATTAATGATATTTTCTTTTTGGAAATATACAGTGGTTTTATTACCTGAAGCTGCATCTATTGAGGGAGAAAGAATAGAAAACTTATATATTGTTACAATGTTGCTTATACTTTTTGTGCAAGCAATAACACAATTCATATTATTCTTTTTCGCTTTTAAGTATAGAGGTATTAAAGGTAGAAAGGCTCTATTTTATGCTGATAGTTCTAAGCTTGAAGCAATTTGGACTATTGTTCCAGCAATCACTTTATCAGGTCTAGTTTTATACGGACTTTTTGTTTGGACTGATGTAATGGATGCATCAAATGCTGAAGATCCTTTGATTGTTGAAATATATGCAAAACAATTTCAATGGGAAGCTCGTTATGCAGGTGAAGATAATGAACTTGGTAGAGCAAATGTAAGAAACATAAAAGGGATAAATACAATGGGTGTTGATATGACCGACAGAAATGCTAATGATGATATTCCTGTAAGAGAATTACACTTGCCAAAAGGACGTAAAGTAATATTTAAATTTCGTTCACAAGATGTGTTACATTCAGCGTATATGCCACATTTTAGAGCACAAATGAACTGTGTACCTGGAATGGTAACGCAATTTGCATTTACTCCAAGTTTAACAACTGAAGAAATGAGAGAGAATAAAAAAACAGTAGCTAAAGTTGCAGGCATAAATAAAATTAGAGCAGCAAAAGGAGAAGATCCTTATGAATTTGATTATTTATTATTATGTAATAAAATTTGTGGAGCTTCACATTATAATATGCAAATGAAAATTGTTGTTGAAGAAGAAGGAGCATTTAATTCTTGGTTAAAAAATCAAAAAACATTAGCTGAAATCATAAAATAA